In Anopheles gambiae chromosome 2, idAnoGambNW_F1_1, whole genome shotgun sequence, a single window of DNA contains:
- the LOC1281655 gene encoding phospholipid-transporting ATPase ABCA3 isoform X1, translating to MNPLLMLFLRMGLKEKRRHLVRNCVNSLLPILCTVLIVAVPTGKRSSVGTKSSGNDLILQDDLADYFPGELINKIYYTPRTEQTETLMEAVRQRLFIADERVVPCDSDTEMEFTLLGDPYLGFGVSFQNLSQHGGGPLQYVIRTKNNNFRTQMVYSRDVLSAYQKRDNEYVESGFLALQNAVEQSYVDMAYRQKHASQQDEHAPRLALAFGHVPVDDSRGPQEPTKILDATIAMMVTMVASSTYILLLVIVEDRANGMNEFLKIATLQSYWKEVALFLINFVQLSAVLYVCYAIAFAHGTWDANAAQVVYLYLLGTFFVANLVTFNFFLSTTLETSAIATAVVPVVVFGPLIMAHFSSGLMWLCIIFPANGLYYGGTIFHSFKSSGHLFGAGDIAATDYPGVPPVSLLWVYCFQLIGTLVWSVLWYYVSNVFPGRYGTPKPKGFFLPAQCGWSLKLGHGSSSRNQITAESLNNSAQNSNIVDLELEDQGPEPNKAPGADTQQVVRIANLTKVFHSRKSGAKVVVKNFGLSIYSNSITVLLGHNGAGKTTTMNIITGMVPRTSGTIVVDGEHDANRYRHKIGFCPQHDVFFSYLSCLEHLVFFGCLRGLGRVEAEKEAKLVLEKVHLLDKSDALVHTLSGGMKRRLSLAIALVGATKLLILDEPTSGLDPESRRDIWDILLNLRQNHTVLLTTHFMEEADVLGDWVAIMEEGELVAFGSPLFLKQQYGKGYTLKLLKGATFDKRETWQRIQQLIPNATVRDTVQEIFAATLPYDEIRKYAPLLKELEATQQELGIETIDMANATLEEVFLNSSNRRKELQHHPESVDFVDSPTSPAAENLIEIEVALHPSKLTFPEARNTFMAIWRKKWIHIKCNTHVYGWLAVLPPLVTVLCFTLTSGITDAAKALPAVTLTADSIYQAFGVLVVNRGDRGDEFWDREAIQSDLDRHPVNGVRMMLLENYALVDALQELIDKDYTTYRDRLVVGIECNVTADGVHVAVLYNNNLLHSAGIAETVTTTVLLRYYAGEADAMVHTRNIPSTRKQLIDIKTPYYFTELIAIAFYFYVLMYLQVPLQEHLSGFRQLQNINRYLYWASTYAFDLTIHLAECLVVLALVLLLDRTDAFTESSEREIFWTLVVYGVIALPVIYIISQCVDNANTAITIMSYLMIVGVGGVFLLSNGYDDIKNNSGWITVLHVVPEFGLKHSLRVVYENQKLILYERLSAEQNRAHSDGHAFANPRIRPTLFYIISPVLLTLQMLILNQVVENIYTREKMKTSSEAASQSVRKVYRQVSRTMSRAKDRSPSSGRSKSTDGFDQTDLATVNADDVTQETELVRSLVDGEGSVTDAGKKYAIVVQELQKIYTNYEAVKSVSFAVKQGECFGLLGMNGAGKTTVFQMLSRNLPLTGGKIYLQQCEVQAADALQYRRQYGYCPQFDVLLDFMTVYEVIDYFAQIKGIEARDKHIMSWLVKLDIVEYRDHALRDCSGGTKRKVNTILALLGGPSVVLLDEPTTGVDPKSRRFLWKTIKTIQRKHQTILLTSHSMDECEELCNRLSIMVGGRLRCVGTIPELKKRHGHGYNLWIKLNVSLADGGNNTEQEIRQTVTERFNASLQEGHQGLLKFIVSRSLALSELFEQAFALKEEFGDYISYYSITETSLEDIFLNFRPKSRQT from the exons ATGAATCCACTGCTAATGCTGTTCCTTCGCATGGGACTGAAGGAAAAGCGGCGGCACTTGGTACGAAACTGTGTCAATAGTCTTTTGCCAATTTTGTGCACAGTGTTAATCGTAGCTGTACCGACCGGCAAAAGATCCTCCGTTGGAACCAAAAGCTCGGGAAATGACCTTATTCTTCAG GATGATTTGGCCGACTACTTTCCCGGTGAGCTGATCAACAAAATCTACTACACCCCGCGAACGGAGCAGACCGAAACTCTCATGGAAGCCGTCCGCCAACGGCTGTTCATTGCGGATGAAC GAGTTGTGCCTTGCGATAGTGATACCGAGATGGAGTTTACACTGCTCGGCGACCCGTACCTTGGTTTTGGCGTGAGCTTTCAGAACCTTTCCCAGCACGGCGGTGGTCCACTGCAGTACGTCATAcgaacgaaaaacaacaactttcGCACGCAAATGGTTTACTCGCGAGATGTGCTGTCCGCTTATCAGAAGCGCGATAACGAGTACGTCGAGAGCGGGTTTCTAGCGCTTCAGAATGCGGTCGAACAATCATACGTGGACATGGCGTACCGGCAAAAGCACGCAAGTCAACAAGACGAACACGCGCCACGACTCGCGCTGGCATTCGGGCATGTTCCCGTGGACGATAGCAGAGGGCCACAGGAACCGACCAAGATCTTGGACGCTACCATAGCTATGATGGTGACGATGGTAGCCTCCAGCACGTACATTCTGCTGCTCGTGATCGTTGAAGATCGGGCGAATGGAATGAAtgagtttttaaaaatagccACCTTACAAAGCTACTGGAAGGAGGTGGCCCTGTTTCTGATCAACTTTGTCCAGCTAAGTGCGGTGCTGTACGTGTGCTACGCCATAGCGTTTGCCCATGGAACGTGGGATGCGAACGCGGCACAGGTGGTCTATCTGTACCTGTTGGGTACGTTTTTTGTGGCTAATTTGGTTACTTTTAACTTCTTTCTTAGCACTACGCTCGAAACATCCGCCATTGCGACGGCCGTGGTACCGGTGGTCGTTTTTGGACCGCTGATAATGGCCCACTTTAGCTCGGGGTTGATGTGGCTGTGCATTATTTTTCCCGCCAACGGCCTGTACTATGGAGGAACGATATTTCACTCGTTCAAATCGTCCGGTCACCTGTTCGGCGCCGGTGATATAGCAGCGACCGACTATCCCGGGGTGCCCCCGGTTAGCCTGTTGTGGGTATACTGCTTTCAGCTGATCGGTACGTTGGTTTGGTCCGTGCTGTGGTATTACGTTTCAAACGTTTTCCCCGGCCGGTACGGTACACCCAAGCCGAAGGGGTTCTTCCTGCCGGCACAGTGCGGATGGTCACTCAAACTCGGGCACGGGTCTAGCAGTAGAAACCAAATCACAGCGGAAAGTCTGAACAATTCCGCACAAAACTCGAACATTGTCGATTTAGAGCTCGAGGATCAGGGACCAGAGCCGAACAAAGCGCCCGGTGCTGACACGCAGCAGGTCGTGCGCATCGCCAACCTGACCAAAGTGTTTCACAGCCGCAAGAGTGGGGCAAAGGTGGTGGTAAAGAATTTCGGCCTTTCCATCTACTCCAACAGCATCACCGTGCTGCTCGGGCACAATGGGGCGGgcaagacgacgacgatgaacATTATTACCGGCATGGTACCGCGCACGTCCGGCACGATCGTTGTCGACGGTGAGCACGATGCTAACCGGTACCGGCATAAGATTGGCTTTTGTCCCCAGCACGATGTGTTTTTCTCGTACCTAAGTTGTTTGGAGCATTTAGTGTTTTTCGGCTGCTTGAGAGGGCTCGGTAGGGTGGAAGCGGAAAAGGAGGCCAAGCTCGTGCTGGAAAAAGTACATCTGCTTGATAAAAGCGATGCGCTTGTCCACACGCTGTCCGGTGGGATGAAGCGACGGCTTAGCCTTGCGATCGCCCTCGTCGGTGCCACGAAGCTGCTCATCCTGGACGAGCCGACGTCCGGACTGGATCCCGAATCGCGTCGCGACATTTGGGACATTCTGCTGAACCTGCGCCAAAACCATACGGTCCTGCTGACGACCCACTTTATGGAGGAGGCGGACGTGCTGGGCGACTGGGTAGCGATCATGGAGGAGGGCGAACTGGTAGCGTTCGGGTCGCCCCTTTTCCTGAAGCAACAGTATGGCAAAGGCTACACGCTGAAGCTACTAAAGGGCGCGACATTCGACAAGCGGGAAACGTGGCAACGCATACAGCAACTCATACCGAACGCAACTGTGCGCGATACGGTTCAGGAAATATTTGCTGCCACGCTGCCGTACGATGAGATTCGCAAGTACGCACCGCTGCTAAAGGAGCTGGAGGCGACCCAACAGGAACTTGGCATCGAAACGATCGATATGGCCAACGCAACGTTGGAGGAAGTGTTTCTGAA TTCCAGCAACCGCCGAAAAGAGCTCCAACATCATCCCGAGAGTGTCGACTTTGTGGACAGTCCGACGAGTCCCGCGGCAGAAAATTTAATAGAAATCGAAGTAGCACTCCATCCCTCCAAACTAACGTTCCCGGAGGCAAGGAATACGTTCATGGCAATATGGCGCAAAAAGTGGATCCACATTAAATGCAACACGCACGTGTACGGTTGGCTGGCTGTGCTGCCTCCGCTAGTGACGGTACTTTGCTTCACGCTTACGTCCGGAATTACTGACGCAGCGAAAGCGCTCCCAGCGGTAACGCTAACGGCGGACTCCATCTATCAGGCATTCGGGGTGCTAGTAGTGAACCGCGGTGATCGCGGCGACGAGTTTTGGGATCGGGAAGCCATCCAATCGGACCTCGACCGACATCCAGTGAATGGCGTACGGATGATGCTGCTGGAAAACTACGCACTGGTGGATGCGCTTCAGGAACTGATCGATAAAGACTACACCACGTATCGCGACCGGCTGGTGGTTGGAATCGAATGTAACGTTACAGCCGACGGTGTCCATGTGGCGGTACTGTACAACAACAATCTCTTACACAGTGCCGGCATTGCCGAAACGGTGACCACGACCGTGCTGCTGCGCTACTACGCAGGAGAAGCAGACGCGATGGTCCACACGCGAAACATTCCTTCGACGCGCAAGCAGCTAATCGACATTAAGACGCCTTACTATTTCACGGAGCTGATCGCGATCG CGTTCTACTTCTACGTGCTGATGTATCTGCAAGTGCCGTTGCAAGAGCATTTGAGCGGCTTCCGGCAGCTGCAAAACATTAACCGATATCTTTACTGGGCCAGCACGTACGCATTCGATCTGACGATACATTTGGCCGAGTGTTTGGTAGTGCTCGCGCTGGTACTCCTGTTGGATCGTACCGATGCGTTCACTGAATCGTCCGAGCGAGAGATATTCTGGACGTTGGTGGTGTACGGCGTGATCGCCCTGCCGGTCATCTATATCATCAGCCAGTGTGTGGATAACGCCAACACGGCAATTACAATCATGAGCTATCTAATGATTGTTGGAG TTGGAGGAGTCTTCTTGCTTTCTAACGGGTACgatgatataaaaaataacagtGGCTGGATTACGGTGTTGCATGTCGTGCCCGAATTCGGCCTGAAACACTCGCTCCGAGTGGTGTACGAAAatcaaaaattgattttatacgAGCGCCTATCCGCAGAGCAGAACAGGGCCCATTCGGACGGCCACGCATTTGCCAACCCGCGCATCCGGCCAACGTTGTTTTACATTATATCACCGGTACTTTTAACGCTACAGATGCTTATCCTGAACCAGGTGGTGGAAAACATTTACACGCGCGAAAAGATGAAGACGAGTAGCGAAGCCGCGAGCCAAAGTGTGCGCAAAGTGTATCGGCAGGTTAGCAGAACGATGTCGAGAGCGAAAGACCGATCGCCTAGCTCGGGAAGGAGCAAGTCCACGGATGGATTTGACCAAACAGACCTCGCGACAGTGAACGCGGACGATGTGACGCAGGAAACGGAGTTGGTCAGGAGCTTGGTGGACGGAGAAGGTTCGGTAACGGACGCCGGTAAGAAGTACGCTATCGTGGTGCAAGAATTGCAGAAAATTTACACCAACTACGAGGCGGTGAAATCGGTCAGCTTTGCCGTGAAGCAGGGCGAGTGCTTCGGACTGCTCGGCATGAATGGGGCCGGCAAGACGACCGTTTTCCAAATGCTGTCGCGCAATCTACCCTTGACGGGTGGGAAAATTTATCTCCAGCAATGCGAAGTGCAGGCCGCGGACGCGCTTCAGTATCGCAGGCAGTACGGCTACTGTCCGCAGTTCGATGTGCTGCTCGATTTTATGACCGTGTACGAGGTGATCGATTACTTTGCACAAATTAAAGGGATAGAGGCACGGGACAAGCATATCATGAGCTGGCTGGTAAAGTTGGACATCGTGGAGTACCGGGATCACGCGTTGCGTGATTGTTCTGGTGGTACGAAACGTAAGGTCAACACGATACTGGCATTGCTCGGGGGCCCGTCGGTGGTTCTGCTGGACGAACCGACCACCGGTGTCGATCCAAAGTCGCGCCGCTTCCTGtggaaaacaatcaaaacgatACAGCGTAAACATCAAACCATCCTGCTCACCTCGCACAGCATGGACGAATGCGAAGAGCTGTGCAATCGGTTGTCGATCATGGTTGGCGGGCGGCTCCGTTGCGTAGGAACCATACCAGAGCTGAAGAAACGGCATGGGCATGGGTACAATCTGTGGATTAAGCTGAATGTTTCCCTAGCGGACGGTGGCAATAATACCGAGCAGGAGATTCGTCAGACGGTAACAGAGCGCTTCAATGCATCGCTGCAGGAAGGCCATCAG GGATTGTTGAAATTCATCGTAAGTCGTTCTCTCGCACTCTCCGAGCTGTTTGAGCAAGCCTTTGCGCTGAAAGAGGAATTTGGGGATTACATCTCGTACTACTCGATTACTGAAACATCGTTGGAGGacatttttcttaattttcgtCCCAAAAGTAGACAAA
- the LOC1281655 gene encoding phospholipid-transporting ATPase ABCA3 isoform X2, which produces MEFTLLGDPYLGFGVSFQNLSQHGGGPLQYVIRTKNNNFRTQMVYSRDVLSAYQKRDNEYVESGFLALQNAVEQSYVDMAYRQKHASQQDEHAPRLALAFGHVPVDDSRGPQEPTKILDATIAMMVTMVASSTYILLLVIVEDRANGMNEFLKIATLQSYWKEVALFLINFVQLSAVLYVCYAIAFAHGTWDANAAQVVYLYLLGTFFVANLVTFNFFLSTTLETSAIATAVVPVVVFGPLIMAHFSSGLMWLCIIFPANGLYYGGTIFHSFKSSGHLFGAGDIAATDYPGVPPVSLLWVYCFQLIGTLVWSVLWYYVSNVFPGRYGTPKPKGFFLPAQCGWSLKLGHGSSSRNQITAESLNNSAQNSNIVDLELEDQGPEPNKAPGADTQQVVRIANLTKVFHSRKSGAKVVVKNFGLSIYSNSITVLLGHNGAGKTTTMNIITGMVPRTSGTIVVDGEHDANRYRHKIGFCPQHDVFFSYLSCLEHLVFFGCLRGLGRVEAEKEAKLVLEKVHLLDKSDALVHTLSGGMKRRLSLAIALVGATKLLILDEPTSGLDPESRRDIWDILLNLRQNHTVLLTTHFMEEADVLGDWVAIMEEGELVAFGSPLFLKQQYGKGYTLKLLKGATFDKRETWQRIQQLIPNATVRDTVQEIFAATLPYDEIRKYAPLLKELEATQQELGIETIDMANATLEEVFLNSSNRRKELQHHPESVDFVDSPTSPAAENLIEIEVALHPSKLTFPEARNTFMAIWRKKWIHIKCNTHVYGWLAVLPPLVTVLCFTLTSGITDAAKALPAVTLTADSIYQAFGVLVVNRGDRGDEFWDREAIQSDLDRHPVNGVRMMLLENYALVDALQELIDKDYTTYRDRLVVGIECNVTADGVHVAVLYNNNLLHSAGIAETVTTTVLLRYYAGEADAMVHTRNIPSTRKQLIDIKTPYYFTELIAIAFYFYVLMYLQVPLQEHLSGFRQLQNINRYLYWASTYAFDLTIHLAECLVVLALVLLLDRTDAFTESSEREIFWTLVVYGVIALPVIYIISQCVDNANTAITIMSYLMIVGVGGVFLLSNGYDDIKNNSGWITVLHVVPEFGLKHSLRVVYENQKLILYERLSAEQNRAHSDGHAFANPRIRPTLFYIISPVLLTLQMLILNQVVENIYTREKMKTSSEAASQSVRKVYRQVSRTMSRAKDRSPSSGRSKSTDGFDQTDLATVNADDVTQETELVRSLVDGEGSVTDAGKKYAIVVQELQKIYTNYEAVKSVSFAVKQGECFGLLGMNGAGKTTVFQMLSRNLPLTGGKIYLQQCEVQAADALQYRRQYGYCPQFDVLLDFMTVYEVIDYFAQIKGIEARDKHIMSWLVKLDIVEYRDHALRDCSGGTKRKVNTILALLGGPSVVLLDEPTTGVDPKSRRFLWKTIKTIQRKHQTILLTSHSMDECEELCNRLSIMVGGRLRCVGTIPELKKRHGHGYNLWIKLNVSLADGGNNTEQEIRQTVTERFNASLQEGHQGLLKFIVSRSLALSELFEQAFALKEEFGDYISYYSITETSLEDIFLNFRPKSRQT; this is translated from the exons ATGGAGTTTACACTGCTCGGCGACCCGTACCTTGGTTTTGGCGTGAGCTTTCAGAACCTTTCCCAGCACGGCGGTGGTCCACTGCAGTACGTCATAcgaacgaaaaacaacaactttcGCACGCAAATGGTTTACTCGCGAGATGTGCTGTCCGCTTATCAGAAGCGCGATAACGAGTACGTCGAGAGCGGGTTTCTAGCGCTTCAGAATGCGGTCGAACAATCATACGTGGACATGGCGTACCGGCAAAAGCACGCAAGTCAACAAGACGAACACGCGCCACGACTCGCGCTGGCATTCGGGCATGTTCCCGTGGACGATAGCAGAGGGCCACAGGAACCGACCAAGATCTTGGACGCTACCATAGCTATGATGGTGACGATGGTAGCCTCCAGCACGTACATTCTGCTGCTCGTGATCGTTGAAGATCGGGCGAATGGAATGAAtgagtttttaaaaatagccACCTTACAAAGCTACTGGAAGGAGGTGGCCCTGTTTCTGATCAACTTTGTCCAGCTAAGTGCGGTGCTGTACGTGTGCTACGCCATAGCGTTTGCCCATGGAACGTGGGATGCGAACGCGGCACAGGTGGTCTATCTGTACCTGTTGGGTACGTTTTTTGTGGCTAATTTGGTTACTTTTAACTTCTTTCTTAGCACTACGCTCGAAACATCCGCCATTGCGACGGCCGTGGTACCGGTGGTCGTTTTTGGACCGCTGATAATGGCCCACTTTAGCTCGGGGTTGATGTGGCTGTGCATTATTTTTCCCGCCAACGGCCTGTACTATGGAGGAACGATATTTCACTCGTTCAAATCGTCCGGTCACCTGTTCGGCGCCGGTGATATAGCAGCGACCGACTATCCCGGGGTGCCCCCGGTTAGCCTGTTGTGGGTATACTGCTTTCAGCTGATCGGTACGTTGGTTTGGTCCGTGCTGTGGTATTACGTTTCAAACGTTTTCCCCGGCCGGTACGGTACACCCAAGCCGAAGGGGTTCTTCCTGCCGGCACAGTGCGGATGGTCACTCAAACTCGGGCACGGGTCTAGCAGTAGAAACCAAATCACAGCGGAAAGTCTGAACAATTCCGCACAAAACTCGAACATTGTCGATTTAGAGCTCGAGGATCAGGGACCAGAGCCGAACAAAGCGCCCGGTGCTGACACGCAGCAGGTCGTGCGCATCGCCAACCTGACCAAAGTGTTTCACAGCCGCAAGAGTGGGGCAAAGGTGGTGGTAAAGAATTTCGGCCTTTCCATCTACTCCAACAGCATCACCGTGCTGCTCGGGCACAATGGGGCGGgcaagacgacgacgatgaacATTATTACCGGCATGGTACCGCGCACGTCCGGCACGATCGTTGTCGACGGTGAGCACGATGCTAACCGGTACCGGCATAAGATTGGCTTTTGTCCCCAGCACGATGTGTTTTTCTCGTACCTAAGTTGTTTGGAGCATTTAGTGTTTTTCGGCTGCTTGAGAGGGCTCGGTAGGGTGGAAGCGGAAAAGGAGGCCAAGCTCGTGCTGGAAAAAGTACATCTGCTTGATAAAAGCGATGCGCTTGTCCACACGCTGTCCGGTGGGATGAAGCGACGGCTTAGCCTTGCGATCGCCCTCGTCGGTGCCACGAAGCTGCTCATCCTGGACGAGCCGACGTCCGGACTGGATCCCGAATCGCGTCGCGACATTTGGGACATTCTGCTGAACCTGCGCCAAAACCATACGGTCCTGCTGACGACCCACTTTATGGAGGAGGCGGACGTGCTGGGCGACTGGGTAGCGATCATGGAGGAGGGCGAACTGGTAGCGTTCGGGTCGCCCCTTTTCCTGAAGCAACAGTATGGCAAAGGCTACACGCTGAAGCTACTAAAGGGCGCGACATTCGACAAGCGGGAAACGTGGCAACGCATACAGCAACTCATACCGAACGCAACTGTGCGCGATACGGTTCAGGAAATATTTGCTGCCACGCTGCCGTACGATGAGATTCGCAAGTACGCACCGCTGCTAAAGGAGCTGGAGGCGACCCAACAGGAACTTGGCATCGAAACGATCGATATGGCCAACGCAACGTTGGAGGAAGTGTTTCTGAA TTCCAGCAACCGCCGAAAAGAGCTCCAACATCATCCCGAGAGTGTCGACTTTGTGGACAGTCCGACGAGTCCCGCGGCAGAAAATTTAATAGAAATCGAAGTAGCACTCCATCCCTCCAAACTAACGTTCCCGGAGGCAAGGAATACGTTCATGGCAATATGGCGCAAAAAGTGGATCCACATTAAATGCAACACGCACGTGTACGGTTGGCTGGCTGTGCTGCCTCCGCTAGTGACGGTACTTTGCTTCACGCTTACGTCCGGAATTACTGACGCAGCGAAAGCGCTCCCAGCGGTAACGCTAACGGCGGACTCCATCTATCAGGCATTCGGGGTGCTAGTAGTGAACCGCGGTGATCGCGGCGACGAGTTTTGGGATCGGGAAGCCATCCAATCGGACCTCGACCGACATCCAGTGAATGGCGTACGGATGATGCTGCTGGAAAACTACGCACTGGTGGATGCGCTTCAGGAACTGATCGATAAAGACTACACCACGTATCGCGACCGGCTGGTGGTTGGAATCGAATGTAACGTTACAGCCGACGGTGTCCATGTGGCGGTACTGTACAACAACAATCTCTTACACAGTGCCGGCATTGCCGAAACGGTGACCACGACCGTGCTGCTGCGCTACTACGCAGGAGAAGCAGACGCGATGGTCCACACGCGAAACATTCCTTCGACGCGCAAGCAGCTAATCGACATTAAGACGCCTTACTATTTCACGGAGCTGATCGCGATCG CGTTCTACTTCTACGTGCTGATGTATCTGCAAGTGCCGTTGCAAGAGCATTTGAGCGGCTTCCGGCAGCTGCAAAACATTAACCGATATCTTTACTGGGCCAGCACGTACGCATTCGATCTGACGATACATTTGGCCGAGTGTTTGGTAGTGCTCGCGCTGGTACTCCTGTTGGATCGTACCGATGCGTTCACTGAATCGTCCGAGCGAGAGATATTCTGGACGTTGGTGGTGTACGGCGTGATCGCCCTGCCGGTCATCTATATCATCAGCCAGTGTGTGGATAACGCCAACACGGCAATTACAATCATGAGCTATCTAATGATTGTTGGAG TTGGAGGAGTCTTCTTGCTTTCTAACGGGTACgatgatataaaaaataacagtGGCTGGATTACGGTGTTGCATGTCGTGCCCGAATTCGGCCTGAAACACTCGCTCCGAGTGGTGTACGAAAatcaaaaattgattttatacgAGCGCCTATCCGCAGAGCAGAACAGGGCCCATTCGGACGGCCACGCATTTGCCAACCCGCGCATCCGGCCAACGTTGTTTTACATTATATCACCGGTACTTTTAACGCTACAGATGCTTATCCTGAACCAGGTGGTGGAAAACATTTACACGCGCGAAAAGATGAAGACGAGTAGCGAAGCCGCGAGCCAAAGTGTGCGCAAAGTGTATCGGCAGGTTAGCAGAACGATGTCGAGAGCGAAAGACCGATCGCCTAGCTCGGGAAGGAGCAAGTCCACGGATGGATTTGACCAAACAGACCTCGCGACAGTGAACGCGGACGATGTGACGCAGGAAACGGAGTTGGTCAGGAGCTTGGTGGACGGAGAAGGTTCGGTAACGGACGCCGGTAAGAAGTACGCTATCGTGGTGCAAGAATTGCAGAAAATTTACACCAACTACGAGGCGGTGAAATCGGTCAGCTTTGCCGTGAAGCAGGGCGAGTGCTTCGGACTGCTCGGCATGAATGGGGCCGGCAAGACGACCGTTTTCCAAATGCTGTCGCGCAATCTACCCTTGACGGGTGGGAAAATTTATCTCCAGCAATGCGAAGTGCAGGCCGCGGACGCGCTTCAGTATCGCAGGCAGTACGGCTACTGTCCGCAGTTCGATGTGCTGCTCGATTTTATGACCGTGTACGAGGTGATCGATTACTTTGCACAAATTAAAGGGATAGAGGCACGGGACAAGCATATCATGAGCTGGCTGGTAAAGTTGGACATCGTGGAGTACCGGGATCACGCGTTGCGTGATTGTTCTGGTGGTACGAAACGTAAGGTCAACACGATACTGGCATTGCTCGGGGGCCCGTCGGTGGTTCTGCTGGACGAACCGACCACCGGTGTCGATCCAAAGTCGCGCCGCTTCCTGtggaaaacaatcaaaacgatACAGCGTAAACATCAAACCATCCTGCTCACCTCGCACAGCATGGACGAATGCGAAGAGCTGTGCAATCGGTTGTCGATCATGGTTGGCGGGCGGCTCCGTTGCGTAGGAACCATACCAGAGCTGAAGAAACGGCATGGGCATGGGTACAATCTGTGGATTAAGCTGAATGTTTCCCTAGCGGACGGTGGCAATAATACCGAGCAGGAGATTCGTCAGACGGTAACAGAGCGCTTCAATGCATCGCTGCAGGAAGGCCATCAG GGATTGTTGAAATTCATCGTAAGTCGTTCTCTCGCACTCTCCGAGCTGTTTGAGCAAGCCTTTGCGCTGAAAGAGGAATTTGGGGATTACATCTCGTACTACTCGATTACTGAAACATCGTTGGAGGacatttttcttaattttcgtCCCAAAAGTAGACAAA